In a single window of the Aminomonas paucivorans DSM 12260 genome:
- the csrA gene encoding carbon storage regulator CsrA, with protein MLVLSRKPGESISIGPDIEIHCVEIRGDVVRLGIVAPKSVKIWRKELLEAVERENASAAKGAFRGDLGDLLGKLPADLRGGKQ; from the coding sequence CGGAGAGTCCATCTCCATCGGTCCGGACATCGAGATCCACTGCGTGGAAATCCGAGGCGACGTGGTGCGCCTCGGCATCGTGGCCCCCAAGTCCGTGAAGATCTGGCGCAAGGAGCTGCTGGAGGCGGTGGAGCGAGAGAACGCCTCCGCGGCGAAGGGAGCGTTTCGAGGAGACCTGGGGGATCTGCTGGGCAAGCTGCCCGCAGACCTCAGAGGTGGGAAGCAATAA
- a CDS encoding motility associated factor glycosyltransferase family protein, whose amino-acid sequence MPLGIFPLGDAELVVHRGLDETRSDHQLFDAIKKEILYRLTMLGNSPEDTLLGVRHGALNTPRILANPTLESLKPRFEGKPFVCVAAGPSLDKNVEQLVGMEDRCVIVACDTVLLPLLRRGIRPHVVTSIERPFLNYEVYVPQVLKEFPQEAREILLVCQSVSHPLMAGRWPGPCIVVGKAESPTDRWLVGKILGGTIMISGMSVAHMAFSFASLMRASAIAFIGLDLAFSKEGDTHAKGILPQALMNDEKTRDRICVPGSLGDEVETNVIWLSFLQMFERLLSALGTRIAVSDCTEGGAYIEGMKIEPFDDYIRRECSCLSNEPIFLMENDSLEGFFPAVDRIQEIRDRIGQELDALNRVETLLEKIEETVSRAAAPALTAKRRQELGGAVADLLDECHRSNPVVSFVGQSYTHMAGASLAELRFLETVEQVDQWVQLHREMVEAHRVGVAFLRQWLEYLRPVLESSEEGAWPEATEIQPRFSAFLGQEVTDLRSPEACFLSRYLCAHDLEEGCWPPQLRWEAARFLACQGRSFEARRIMKRAYESLEGLPAPRESIAAFFLDWARMLGSHDLCELPLYAEALEVLESVGEFSDSPDQRVELERLRRHLLEEQRDFLKRFRKVTPFQDRTLRLLLHRNRAEEALTKRNLPEALRWVRSMLDEGLESYPGTCVPMAHWLLRTALNCRFAADPVIAKASREALDDLWSRRGLLAQKGFSWPPEMQAYLEEQGLQVFTQTADTQPVDLQEGEVVPGD is encoded by the coding sequence GTGCCCCTGGGCATCTTCCCCCTTGGGGACGCGGAGCTGGTGGTCCACCGGGGGCTGGACGAAACCCGCTCGGACCACCAGCTCTTCGATGCCATCAAAAAGGAAATCCTCTATCGCCTGACCATGCTGGGGAACTCCCCGGAGGACACCCTGCTGGGGGTGCGCCACGGAGCGCTCAACACCCCGCGCATCCTCGCCAATCCCACCCTGGAGAGCCTCAAGCCCCGCTTCGAGGGCAAGCCCTTCGTCTGCGTGGCTGCAGGTCCTTCTCTGGACAAGAACGTGGAACAGCTCGTGGGCATGGAGGACCGCTGCGTCATCGTGGCCTGCGACACGGTGCTCCTCCCACTGCTGCGTCGGGGAATTCGTCCCCACGTGGTGACCTCCATCGAAAGACCTTTCTTGAATTACGAAGTGTATGTCCCTCAGGTCCTGAAGGAATTTCCCCAGGAAGCCCGAGAAATCCTCTTGGTCTGCCAATCCGTCAGCCATCCCCTTATGGCGGGGCGTTGGCCGGGTCCGTGTATCGTGGTGGGCAAGGCGGAGAGCCCCACAGACCGGTGGTTGGTGGGCAAAATCCTGGGTGGAACCATCATGATCTCCGGGATGTCTGTTGCACACATGGCTTTCTCCTTTGCTTCGCTTATGCGGGCGTCCGCCATAGCCTTTATCGGGCTGGATTTGGCCTTTTCCAAAGAAGGGGATACCCATGCAAAGGGGATTTTGCCTCAGGCTTTGATGAATGACGAAAAAACCAGGGATCGTATTTGCGTTCCCGGTTCCCTTGGAGATGAGGTCGAGACAAACGTCATTTGGTTGAGTTTTTTGCAAATGTTTGAGAGGCTTCTTTCGGCACTTGGAACGAGGATCGCCGTCTCTGACTGCACGGAAGGTGGGGCCTACATCGAAGGCATGAAAATCGAGCCTTTTGACGATTACATCCGCAGGGAATGTTCTTGTCTCTCGAACGAGCCGATTTTTTTAATGGAAAATGATTCCCTGGAAGGATTTTTTCCTGCAGTGGACCGAATACAAGAGATCAGGGACCGAATTGGTCAGGAATTGGACGCCCTCAATAGAGTGGAGACCCTCCTGGAAAAGATCGAGGAGACGGTTTCGCGAGCCGCAGCTCCGGCCCTGACAGCCAAGCGAAGGCAAGAGCTGGGAGGAGCTGTTGCGGACCTGTTGGACGAGTGCCATCGTTCCAATCCGGTGGTTTCTTTCGTGGGGCAGAGTTATACCCATATGGCAGGAGCGTCCCTTGCGGAGCTGCGTTTCCTGGAAACCGTGGAACAGGTGGACCAGTGGGTGCAACTTCACCGCGAGATGGTGGAGGCCCATCGCGTGGGTGTAGCCTTTTTGCGCCAATGGCTGGAGTACCTGCGTCCCGTACTGGAATCCTCGGAAGAGGGGGCGTGGCCGGAAGCAACGGAAATACAGCCCCGTTTTTCCGCTTTTCTGGGGCAGGAGGTCACGGATCTCAGATCTCCCGAGGCTTGTTTCCTCTCCCGCTATCTTTGCGCCCATGACCTGGAGGAAGGCTGCTGGCCGCCACAGCTTCGTTGGGAAGCGGCTCGCTTCTTAGCCTGCCAAGGGCGCTCTTTCGAGGCTCGCCGCATCATGAAGCGGGCCTATGAATCCCTGGAAGGCCTGCCGGCTCCGAGGGAGTCCATCGCCGCGTTCTTCCTGGATTGGGCCCGTATGCTGGGCTCCCACGACCTCTGCGAGCTCCCTTTGTACGCGGAGGCGTTGGAAGTTCTGGAAAGCGTGGGGGAGTTTTCCGATTCCCCGGACCAAAGGGTGGAGCTGGAACGACTGCGTCGTCACCTCCTGGAAGAGCAACGGGATTTTCTGAAGCGCTTCCGCAAGGTGACCCCCTTTCAGGACCGGACTCTTCGTCTCCTGCTGCATCGCAATCGTGCGGAGGAGGCTCTGACGAAACGGAACCTTCCGGAAGCCCTGCGGTGGGTCCGCAGCATGCTGGATGAGGGACTCGAGTCCTACCCGGGTACCTGTGTGCCCATGGCCCACTGGCTTTTGCGCACTGCCCTGAACTGTCGCTTTGCCGCGGATCCAGTCATCGCCAAGGCCTCTCGCGAAGCGTTGGACGATCTTTGGAGCAGGCGCGGCCTGCTGGCGCAGAAGGGCTTTTCCTGGCCCCCGGAAATGCAGGCCTATCTTGAGGAGCAGGGGCTACAGGTCTTCACCCAGACCGCCGATACCCAACCGGTGGATCTTCAGGAAGGCGAGGTGGTTCCGGGAGATTGA
- a CDS encoding flagellin N-terminal helical domain-containing protein, whose amino-acid sequence MRVYQNIPALFAYNSLSSTNTALQKSINKLSTGLRINSAADDAAGLAISEKMRAQIRGLDQAVRNSQDGISMIQTAEGALNETHSILQRMRELGVQAANDTLTSQDRRYIQDEVEQLKQEVDRIASTTQFNKKKLLDGSAAALWSSDKLTTKAFIRGGLRTIDQFGQKNAAEGNYKIGIIADPGQAEIQKTDIFKIKHKNVIMNVTTDQSHGLQDIRVDNLPAGTYNVTVSGAAAAAVLTAAQTYGTTAALTVAAAAVTAIGGASVYLEVVGVNTSTNQVTFRAVSNLLEVDGDVNTLTNENLVVGTAAATTLSALGLGTGNTLLLGSAGADGSDAYSLGDKIVLRYAGPAEGTATVNVLISGTTNPEWEGTWGNTAGQTLVDRNFGLNATAVQGKDVHFRDFYLNTANGTLYESDLVLTFNTSFAVATAEGLGHFEAAYVGQVAKGDVQLRDLDKFWDANGRFLLEDAQQIVLTQGDGNQVKVTLNSTDTLRDVENKFNDAIAFGLGQAKYLAGNTDRFVDFVEDATANSPESVEGTFVIRSVIAGKAGTLNFAGDEDVIKALSLNVIQDSTESQYRVTVQDAHSGNTIASNVKVTGNMLYGVVHPNVDMEFDAMANVDVAWSDSAKSFRLTRDTNNYETILHLADNTTVFQIGANEKEDMGANIGNMGARALGVHSVLMTDRESAARSITIIDNAIDRVSTQRSSLGAYQNRLEHTINNLTVAGQNLTAAESRIRDLDMAKEMMNFTRLNILMQAGNSMLAQANQLPQAVLSLLR is encoded by the coding sequence ATGAGAGTTTACCAGAACATTCCCGCCCTGTTCGCCTACAATTCCCTGAGCAGCACGAACACTGCCCTGCAGAAGTCCATCAACAAGCTCTCCACGGGGCTGCGCATCAACTCCGCCGCCGACGACGCCGCGGGGCTGGCCATCTCCGAGAAGATGCGGGCCCAGATCCGCGGGCTGGACCAGGCGGTGCGCAACAGCCAGGACGGCATCTCCATGATCCAGACCGCCGAAGGTGCCCTTAACGAGACCCACTCCATCCTGCAGCGCATGCGGGAGCTGGGGGTCCAGGCTGCCAACGACACCCTCACCAGCCAGGACCGCCGGTACATCCAGGACGAAGTGGAGCAGCTGAAGCAGGAAGTGGACCGCATCGCCTCCACCACCCAGTTCAACAAGAAGAAGCTGCTGGACGGCTCCGCCGCTGCCCTGTGGTCCTCCGACAAGCTCACCACCAAGGCGTTCATCCGGGGCGGCCTGCGCACCATCGACCAGTTCGGCCAGAAGAACGCCGCCGAGGGGAACTACAAGATCGGCATCATCGCCGACCCTGGGCAGGCGGAGATCCAGAAGACGGACATCTTCAAGATCAAGCACAAGAACGTGATCATGAACGTCACGACGGACCAGTCCCATGGGCTGCAGGACATCCGGGTGGACAACCTCCCCGCCGGGACCTACAACGTCACCGTCTCGGGAGCAGCTGCTGCCGCTGTCCTTACGGCGGCGCAGACCTACGGGACCACCGCTGCGCTGACGGTTGCTGCGGCAGCCGTGACGGCGATCGGTGGCGCCAGCGTCTACCTGGAAGTGGTGGGGGTGAACACCTCCACGAACCAGGTGACCTTCCGGGCGGTCTCCAACCTTTTGGAAGTGGACGGGGACGTGAACACCCTCACCAACGAGAACCTGGTGGTGGGTACTGCTGCGGCCACCACCCTCTCCGCCTTGGGCCTGGGCACCGGCAACACTTTGCTGTTGGGTTCCGCCGGGGCAGACGGTTCCGACGCCTACTCCCTGGGAGACAAGATCGTCCTCCGCTACGCGGGTCCTGCTGAAGGGACCGCCACGGTGAACGTGCTGATCTCCGGCACCACGAACCCCGAGTGGGAGGGGACCTGGGGCAACACGGCGGGACAGACCCTGGTGGACCGCAACTTCGGCCTGAACGCCACCGCCGTGCAGGGCAAGGACGTGCACTTCCGGGACTTCTACCTGAATACCGCTAACGGCACCCTCTACGAGTCCGATTTGGTGCTCACGTTCAACACGTCCTTTGCCGTTGCCACGGCGGAGGGGCTGGGGCATTTCGAGGCGGCCTATGTGGGGCAGGTGGCCAAGGGGGACGTGCAGCTTCGGGATCTGGACAAGTTCTGGGACGCCAACGGCCGCTTCCTCCTGGAGGACGCCCAGCAGATCGTCCTGACCCAGGGGGACGGCAACCAGGTGAAGGTCACCCTCAACTCCACCGACACCCTGCGGGATGTGGAGAACAAGTTCAACGACGCCATCGCCTTCGGTCTCGGCCAGGCGAAGTACCTGGCGGGGAATACCGACCGGTTCGTGGACTTCGTGGAGGACGCCACGGCCAACTCCCCCGAGTCCGTGGAGGGCACCTTCGTCATCCGCTCCGTCATCGCCGGCAAGGCGGGGACGCTGAACTTCGCGGGGGATGAGGACGTCATCAAGGCCCTCAGCCTGAATGTCATTCAGGACTCCACGGAGAGCCAGTATCGGGTCACGGTGCAGGACGCCCACAGCGGCAACACCATCGCCAGCAACGTGAAGGTGACGGGGAACATGCTCTACGGCGTGGTACACCCCAACGTGGACATGGAGTTCGACGCCATGGCCAATGTTGATGTTGCCTGGAGCGACAGCGCCAAGAGCTTCCGCCTCACCCGGGACACGAACAATTACGAGACCATCCTCCACTTGGCGGACAACACCACGGTCTTCCAGATCGGCGCGAACGAGAAGGAAGACATGGGGGCCAACATCGGCAACATGGGAGCCCGCGCCCTGGGAGTCCACTCCGTGCTGATGACGGACCGCGAGTCCGCCGCCCGGTCCATCACCATCATCGACAACGCCATCGACCGGGTGTCCACCCAGCGCAGCAGCCTGGGGGCCTACCAGAACCGGTTGGAGCACACCATCAACAACCTGACCGTGGCGGGTCAGAACCTCACCGCCGCCGAGAGCCGCATCCGGGATCTCGACATGGCGAAGGAAATGATGAACTTCACGCGGCTGAACATCCTCATGCAGGCGGGCAACTCCATGCTGGCCCAGGCGAACCAGCTGCCTCAGGCCGTCCTGAGCCTGCTGCGGTAA
- a CDS encoding flagellar protein FlaG produces the protein MRRDARGSSTKPEVSYGAKELDELFQKAEEMSRIFGRDIKFRYKKEADLYQVEVIDLQDQKVIRKIPPDEIVSLIENINEMLGALFDKKF, from the coding sequence GTGAGGCGGGATGCCCGGGGAAGCTCCACGAAACCCGAAGTATCCTACGGAGCGAAGGAACTGGACGAACTGTTCCAGAAGGCGGAGGAGATGTCCCGGATCTTCGGACGGGACATCAAGTTCCGCTACAAGAAGGAAGCGGATCTCTACCAGGTCGAGGTGATCGACCTGCAGGACCAGAAGGTGATCCGCAAGATCCCCCCGGACGAGATCGTGAGCCTCATTGAGAACATCAACGAGATGCTGGGGGCCCTGTTCGACAAGAAGTTCTAA
- a CDS encoding flagellin N-terminal helical domain-containing protein — MRVYQNIPALFAYNSLSSTNNALQKSINKLSTGLRINSAADDAAGLAISEKMRAQIRGLDQAVRNSQDGISMIQTAEGALNETHSILQRMRELGVQAANDTLTSQDRRYIQDEVEQLKQEVDRIASTTQFNKKKLLDGSAAALWSSDKLTTKAFIRGGLRTVDQFGQKNAAEGNYKIGIIADPGQAEIQKTDIFKIKHKNVIMEVTKDEANGLQDIRVDNLPAGTYNISATTAAAAGALAASQQYGTTAVLALAASAAAGIGGASIYLEVVAVNTSTNQVTFRGVSNLLEVDGDVNTLTNENLVVGTAAITFSSLGLGVGNTIAIGTADGTNGASQYALGDKIVVSFVGTAGADASVTISGTVNPDWDGAWGAATGQTLVDRTFSLNAAGVHGKDVHFRDFYLNTANGTLYESDLVLTLGTAFGAAAAPGLGHFQAAYVGQVAKGDVQLRDLDKFWDANGRFLLEDAQQIVLTQGDGNQIKVTLNSTDTLRDVETKFNDAIAFGLGQAKYLSGNTDRFVDFVENATTNSPESVEGTFVIRSVIAGKAGTLNFAGDEDVIKALSLNIIQNSSESQYRVTVQDAHSGNTIASNVKVTGNMLYGVVHPNVDMEFDAMANVAVAWSDSAKSFRLTRDTNNYETILHLADNTTVFQIGANEKEDMGANIGNMGARALGVHSVLMTDRESAARSITIIDNAIDRVSTQRSSLGAYQNRLEHTINNLTVAGQNLTAAESRIRDLDMAKEMMNFTRLNILMQAGNSMLAQANQLPQAVLSLLR; from the coding sequence ATGAGAGTTTACCAGAACATCCCTGCCCTGTTCGCCTACAATTCCCTGAGCAGCACGAACAACGCCCTGCAGAAGTCCATCAACAAGCTCTCCACGGGGTTGCGCATCAACTCCGCCGCCGACGACGCTGCGGGGCTGGCCATCTCCGAGAAGATGCGGGCCCAGATCCGCGGGCTGGACCAGGCGGTTCGCAACAGCCAGGACGGCATCTCCATGATCCAGACTGCCGAGGGTGCCCTCAACGAGACTCACTCCATCCTGCAGCGCATGCGGGAGCTGGGGGTCCAGGCGGCCAACGACACCCTCACCAGCCAGGACCGCCGGTACATCCAGGACGAAGTGGAGCAGCTGAAGCAGGAAGTGGACCGCATCGCCTCCACCACCCAGTTCAACAAGAAGAAGCTGCTGGACGGCTCCGCCGCTGCCCTGTGGTCCTCCGACAAGCTCACCACCAAGGCGTTCATCCGGGGCGGCCTGCGCACGGTGGACCAGTTCGGCCAGAAGAACGCCGCCGAGGGGAACTACAAGATCGGCATCATCGCCGACCCGGGGCAGGCGGAGATCCAGAAGACGGACATCTTCAAGATCAAGCACAAAAACGTGATCATGGAAGTCACCAAGGACGAGGCCAACGGACTCCAGGACATCCGGGTGGACAACCTCCCTGCGGGGACCTACAACATCTCCGCGACGACGGCGGCGGCTGCTGGAGCGCTGGCTGCATCGCAACAGTACGGGACGACGGCTGTGCTGGCGTTGGCCGCTAGCGCAGCGGCGGGTATCGGTGGTGCCAGCATCTACCTGGAAGTGGTGGCGGTGAACACCTCCACGAACCAGGTGACCTTCCGGGGGGTCTCCAACCTCCTGGAAGTGGACGGAGATGTCAACACCCTCACCAACGAGAACCTGGTGGTGGGCACGGCCGCGATCACCTTCTCCTCCCTGGGGCTGGGTGTTGGCAACACCATCGCCATCGGTACTGCTGATGGTACCAATGGCGCGTCCCAGTATGCTCTGGGGGACAAGATCGTCGTTTCCTTTGTGGGGACGGCTGGTGCGGATGCGTCCGTGACCATCTCGGGCACCGTGAACCCCGATTGGGATGGGGCCTGGGGTGCCGCTACGGGACAGACCTTGGTGGATCGCACCTTCTCTCTCAATGCCGCTGGAGTTCACGGCAAGGACGTGCATTTCCGGGACTTCTACCTGAACACCGCCAACGGCACCCTCTACGAATCCGACCTGGTGCTCACCCTGGGTACCGCCTTCGGGGCCGCCGCGGCTCCTGGCCTGGGCCACTTCCAGGCGGCCTACGTGGGCCAGGTGGCCAAGGGAGACGTGCAGCTTCGGGATCTGGACAAGTTCTGGGACGCCAACGGCCGTTTCCTCCTGGAGGACGCCCAGCAGATCGTCCTGACCCAGGGGGACGGCAATCAGATCAAGGTCACCCTCAACTCCACCGACACCCTGCGGGATGTGGAGACCAAGTTCAACGACGCCATCGCCTTCGGCCTCGGCCAGGCGAAGTACCTGAGCGGCAACACGGACCGGTTCGTGGACTTCGTGGAGAACGCCACGACCAACTCCCCCGAATCCGTGGAGGGCACCTTCGTCATCCGCTCCGTCATCGCCGGCAAGGCGGGGACGCTGAACTTCGCGGGGGACGAGGACGTCATCAAGGCCCTCAGCCTGAACATCATCCAGAACTCCAGCGAGAGCCAGTACCGGGTCACGGTGCAGGACGCCCACAGCGGCAACACCATCGCCAGCAACGTGAAGGTGACGGGGAACATGCTCTACGGCGTGGTGCACCCCAACGTGGACATGGAGTTCGACGCCATGGCGAACGTGGCGGTGGCCTGGAGCGACAGCGCCAAGAGCTTCCGTCTCACCCGTGACACGAACAATTACGAGACCATCCTTCACTTGGCGGACAACACCACGGTCTTCCAGATCGGTGCCAACGAGAAGGAAGACATGGGGGCCAACATCGGCAACATGGGAGCCCGCGCCCTGGGAGTCCACTCCGTGCTGATGACGGACCGCGAGTCCGCCGCCCGGTCCATCACCATCATCGACAACGCCATCGACCGGGTGTCCACCCAGCGCAGCAGCCTGGGGGCCTACCAGAACCGGTTGGAGCACACCATCAACAACCTGACCGTGGCAGGCCAGAACCTCACCGCCGCCGAGAGCCGCATCCGGGACCTCGACATGGCGAAGGAAATGATGAACTTCACGCGGCTGAACATCCTCATGCAGGCGGGCAACTCCATGCTGGCCCAGGCGAACCAGCTGCCTCAGGCCGTCCTGAGCCTGCTGCGGTAA
- a CDS encoding flagellar protein FlaG yields the protein MRRDARESSTKPEVSYGAKELDELFQKAEEMSRIFGRDIKFRYKKEADLYQVEVIDLQDQRVIRKIPPDEIVSLIENINEMLGALFDKKF from the coding sequence GTGAGGCGGGATGCCCGGGAAAGCTCCACGAAACCCGAAGTATCCTACGGAGCGAAGGAACTGGACGAGCTGTTCCAGAAGGCGGAGGAGATGTCCCGGATCTTCGGGCGGGACATCAAGTTCCGCTACAAGAAAGAAGCGGATCTGTACCAAGTCGAGGTCATCGACCTGCAGGATCAGAGGGTGATCCGCAAGATCCCCCCGGATGAGATCGTGAGCCTCATCGAGAACATCAACGAGATGCTGGGGGCCCTGTTCGACAAGAAGTTTTAG